One genomic window of Thioclava sp. GXIMD4216 includes the following:
- a CDS encoding DUF1236 domain-containing protein — protein MFKKTTMTVAAFATLATAGLATSASAFPAMLGTDSSLRAGPGADYQVSSTVPQAANIEVDGCISTGSWCQVSYGDNTGWTPASNIAIHEGNNIVYLADRPKNVDVKTIEIKDNGNGQAAGAFAGAAAGGAAGGAIAAGTVIGGPAGAVVGALIGGALVGEAAKPEPTTVTYVQEHPVDPVFLKGDVKTGAKLPDNVALQPVPDSKYAYVNVNKEPVLVDPHSRAIVYVFN, from the coding sequence ATGTTCAAGAAAACCACGATGACCGTTGCCGCATTCGCCACGCTTGCAACCGCAGGTCTGGCCACCAGCGCCTCGGCGTTTCCGGCCATGCTTGGCACTGACAGCTCGCTGCGCGCAGGGCCGGGGGCGGATTATCAGGTCAGCTCGACCGTGCCGCAAGCCGCCAATATCGAGGTGGATGGCTGCATCTCGACCGGCAGCTGGTGTCAGGTCAGCTATGGCGACAATACCGGCTGGACCCCCGCGTCGAATATCGCGATCCATGAGGGGAACAACATCGTCTATCTGGCCGATCGCCCGAAAAATGTCGATGTGAAGACCATCGAGATCAAGGATAACGGCAATGGCCAAGCGGCCGGTGCCTTTGCCGGTGCCGCCGCAGGTGGGGCGGCAGGCGGCGCCATTGCCGCAGGCACGGTGATCGGCGGGCCGGCTGGTGCCGTTGTGGGGGCGCTTATCGGGGGCGCGCTGGTTGGCGAGGCCGCCAAACCCGAGCCCACCACGGTCACCTATGTGCAGGAGCATCCGGTTGATCCGGTCTTCCTGAAAGGCGATGTGAAAACCGGTGCGAAGCTGCCCGATAACGTGGCATTGCAGCCCGTGCCCGACAGCAAATACGCCTATGTGAACGTCAACAAGGAACCGGTTCTGGTGGACCCGCATAGCCGTGCCATTGTCTATGTGTTCAACTGA
- a CDS encoding adenylate kinase yields MKPRIYITGAAGAGSTSLGQKIAQTLQVPYIDTDDCYWAETEVPFTCKREIGERCALIEKAQGKGGPEGGWVLAGAADGWGDAILRQADLVIFLRAPTPLRLTRLRKREVLRYGTRVAPGGDMEQIYRTFLNWAASYDDPYFCGRSLNRHRDWLESQPVPVLELSGARPIAELEHDALAELEHLVAA; encoded by the coding sequence ATGAAACCTAGAATTTACATCACCGGTGCTGCGGGTGCGGGTTCGACATCGCTTGGTCAGAAGATCGCGCAGACGCTTCAGGTTCCCTATATCGATACGGATGACTGCTATTGGGCCGAAACCGAGGTACCCTTTACCTGTAAACGCGAGATTGGCGAGCGCTGCGCGCTGATCGAAAAGGCGCAAGGCAAAGGCGGCCCCGAAGGCGGATGGGTTCTGGCCGGAGCCGCCGATGGCTGGGGCGACGCTATTTTACGGCAGGCCGATCTGGTCATTTTCCTGCGCGCGCCTACGCCTTTGCGACTGACCCGTCTGCGCAAGCGCGAGGTTCTGCGCTATGGCACGCGGGTGGCACCGGGCGGCGATATGGAGCAGATCTACCGCACCTTCCTGAACTGGGCGGCCAGCTACGACGACCCCTATTTCTGCGGACGTTCACTGAACCGCCACCGCGACTGGCTGGAAAGCCAGCCGGTGCCGGTGCTGGAGCTGTCCGGTGCGCGTCCGATTGCCGAACTGGAACATGACGCGCTGGCCGAGCTGGAGCATCTGGTCGCGGCCTGA
- a CDS encoding pyridoxal phosphate-dependent aminotransferase, with product MRFSTRGQVDPFIVMDVMEAARAAEGEGRDIVHMEVGQPSTPAPSGARQALAQALDDQAMGYTVALGIPELRQGIAGLYKRWYGVDLDPARVVVTSGSSGAFVLAFSALFDAGDKVALGEPGYPSYRQILRAMSVEPVGMPTSAENRYQPVPSDIPEDVQGLIVASPGNPSGTMLGKAELKALMDLAEARDLAFISDEIYHGLHYEDRAVTALEVSDQAYVVNSFSKYFSMTGWRVGWLVVPEDHVRTVERLAQNMFICPPHASQIAALAALDCIDELEANRAAYAENRRLMLEVLPQIGFDRIAPPDGAFYIYADVAHLTDNSLAFAEEILREAGVAVTPGLDFDPARGATTLRFSYAQSTDRIREGLARLQSFMAQRGK from the coding sequence ATGCGTTTCTCAACCCGCGGACAAGTCGATCCTTTCATCGTGATGGATGTGATGGAGGCTGCGCGCGCAGCCGAAGGGGAGGGGCGCGATATCGTTCACATGGAAGTGGGCCAGCCCTCGACCCCCGCGCCCTCCGGTGCCCGCCAGGCGCTGGCGCAGGCGCTGGACGATCAGGCGATGGGCTATACCGTGGCGCTGGGAATTCCGGAGCTTCGTCAAGGGATCGCGGGGCTGTATAAACGTTGGTACGGGGTCGATCTCGATCCGGCGCGGGTGGTGGTCACCTCGGGCTCCTCGGGCGCGTTCGTACTGGCATTCTCGGCGCTGTTCGACGCGGGCGACAAGGTTGCTCTGGGCGAGCCGGGCTATCCCAGCTACCGCCAGATCCTGCGCGCGATGTCGGTGGAACCGGTGGGCATGCCGACCAGTGCCGAAAACCGCTATCAGCCGGTGCCTTCGGATATCCCCGAAGATGTGCAGGGGCTGATCGTGGCCTCGCCGGGCAATCCGTCGGGCACCATGCTGGGCAAGGCTGAACTGAAGGCGTTGATGGATCTGGCCGAGGCGCGCGATCTGGCTTTCATCTCGGACGAGATCTATCATGGCCTCCATTACGAGGACCGCGCGGTGACGGCGCTTGAGGTCTCGGATCAGGCCTATGTGGTCAATTCCTTCTCGAAATATTTCTCGATGACGGGCTGGCGGGTCGGCTGGCTTGTGGTGCCCGAAGACCATGTGCGCACAGTCGAGCGTCTGGCGCAGAACATGTTCATCTGCCCGCCGCATGCCAGCCAGATTGCCGCCCTTGCCGCGCTGGACTGCATCGACGAGCTGGAGGCCAATCGCGCCGCCTATGCCGAGAACCGCCGCCTGATGCTGGAGGTTCTGCCGCAGATCGGCTTTGACCGCATCGCGCCGCCCGATGGGGCCTTCTATATCTATGCCGATGTCGCGCATCTGACCGATAACTCGCTGGCCTTTGCCGAAGAGATCCTGCGCGAGGCAGGGGTTGCCGTGACCCCCGGGCTGGATTTCGACCCTGCGCGCGGGGCCACGACGCTGCGGTTTTCCTATGCGCAGTCGACCGACCGCATCCGCGAGGGGCTTGCACGGTTGCAGAGCTTCATGGCGCAGCGTGGCAAGTGA
- a CDS encoding N-acetylmuramoyl-L-alanine amidase — protein MRRSAQPCHGRLALFWVMALWAFLAGCGLAQAQDSRLSALAQLDPARSGITGDATQTDLRLGLSQPVAWRAFLLDNPPRLVVDFREVDFSAQDPAVMLGKGGKSGAVQVLRWGPFRPGWSRLVAELSGPMKIAAAQLRTGEAPELDISLTPVSKDKFETTQGDPNSALWDLPQPAPVPAPILRQDGSRPLRVVLDPGHGGIDPGAEAEGTSEAVLVLTFARELKEALTRAGIDVVMTRNENVFVPLETRLTIARKSEADLFISLHADALASGKATGTAIYMLDEKATDDASQKLAERHDRADILAGVDLDGHGDDVARVLMDLARTETRPRTVRFTQVLVGALKSAGVTLYKHPVQGADFSVLKSADFPSVLIELGFLDSERDRKHLLDDSWRKTAAAAITQAVQSWAQSDAAEARLLRQ, from the coding sequence ATGCGGAGATCGGCGCAGCCGTGTCATGGGCGCTTGGCGCTTTTCTGGGTCATGGCGCTTTGGGCGTTTCTGGCGGGGTGCGGTCTGGCGCAGGCGCAAGACAGCCGGCTTTCGGCGCTGGCGCAGCTTGATCCGGCGCGCAGTGGCATCACCGGCGATGCAACGCAGACGGATCTGCGCTTGGGGCTGTCGCAGCCTGTCGCGTGGCGGGCGTTCTTGCTGGATAATCCGCCGCGTCTGGTGGTGGATTTCCGCGAGGTCGATTTTTCCGCACAGGATCCGGCGGTGATGCTGGGCAAGGGGGGCAAAAGCGGCGCGGTGCAGGTGCTGCGCTGGGGGCCGTTCCGCCCCGGCTGGTCGCGTCTGGTGGCCGAGCTGTCCGGCCCGATGAAAATCGCGGCCGCGCAGCTGCGGACCGGCGAGGCGCCGGAACTGGATATTTCGCTGACTCCGGTCAGCAAAGACAAATTCGAAACAACGCAGGGCGACCCGAATTCGGCCTTGTGGGATTTGCCGCAGCCGGCGCCGGTTCCGGCTCCGATCCTGCGCCAAGATGGCTCGCGCCCGCTGCGGGTGGTGCTTGACCCCGGTCATGGGGGCATTGATCCCGGTGCGGAGGCGGAGGGCACTTCGGAGGCGGTGCTGGTGCTGACCTTCGCGCGCGAGCTGAAAGAGGCCCTGACCCGCGCGGGGATCGATGTGGTGATGACGCGCAACGAGAATGTGTTTGTGCCGCTTGAGACCCGTCTGACGATTGCGCGCAAATCCGAGGCCGATCTGTTCATCTCGCTGCATGCCGACGCGCTGGCCAGCGGGAAAGCCACCGGAACGGCGATCTATATGCTTGACGAGAAAGCCACCGACGACGCGTCGCAAAAACTGGCCGAGCGCCATGATCGCGCCGATATTCTGGCCGGTGTCGATCTGGACGGGCATGGCGATGATGTCGCACGGGTGCTGATGGATCTGGCGCGCACCGAGACGCGCCCGCGCACCGTGCGTTTTACGCAGGTTCTGGTGGGAGCACTGAAATCGGCGGGGGTGACGCTTTACAAACATCCCGTGCAGGGGGCCGATTTCTCGGTGCTGAAATCCGCCGATTTCCCTTCGGTGCTGATCGAGCTGGGCTTTCTGGACTCGGAACGGGATCGCAAGCATCTGCTGGATGACAGCTGGCGCAAAACCGCGGCCGCCGCGATCACGCAAGCTGTGCAATCCTGGGCGCAATCGGATGCGGCAGAGGCAAGACTTTTGCGCCAGTAG
- the prfB gene encoding peptide chain release factor 2, producing the protein MRAETQNIVEQIKKSLDLLGQRMDLETAPHRIEEFNAMIEDPTLWDDQARAQKLMRDRQALLDKYETYQRIKQELEDNIELIELGEMEGDSDVISEAEAALKALKEEAAAKELEALLNGEADGNDTYLEVHSGAGGTESCDWASILARMYVRWAEKKGYEVELESETAGEEAGIKSATYKISGPNAYGWLKSESGVHRLVRISPYDSAARRHTSFSSVWVYPVVDDNIEIEINPSDIRIDTYRSSGAGGQHVNTTDSAVRITHLPTNIVVTSSMKSQHQNREIAMNALKSRLYQLELDKRNAAINEAHENKGEAGWGNQIRSYVLQPYQMVKDLRTGHETSDSQGVLDGDLDGFMAATLAMGVEGKSRADAQAAD; encoded by the coding sequence ATGCGCGCCGAGACGCAGAACATCGTTGAACAGATCAAGAAATCGCTCGACCTTCTGGGGCAGCGGATGGACCTTGAAACGGCTCCGCACCGGATCGAGGAATTCAACGCCATGATCGAGGACCCGACGCTGTGGGACGATCAGGCCCGCGCGCAGAAGCTGATGCGCGACCGTCAGGCGTTGTTGGACAAATACGAGACCTATCAGCGCATCAAGCAGGAGCTTGAGGACAATATCGAGCTGATCGAGCTGGGCGAGATGGAAGGCGATTCCGATGTCATCTCGGAGGCCGAGGCCGCGTTGAAGGCCCTCAAGGAAGAGGCTGCCGCCAAGGAGCTGGAAGCGCTTCTGAATGGCGAGGCCGATGGCAATGATACCTATCTCGAAGTCCATTCGGGCGCGGGGGGGACGGAAAGCTGCGACTGGGCGTCGATCCTTGCGCGGATGTATGTCCGTTGGGCCGAGAAGAAGGGCTATGAGGTCGAACTTGAATCCGAGACCGCAGGCGAAGAGGCGGGCATCAAATCCGCAACCTACAAGATTTCCGGCCCCAATGCCTATGGCTGGCTGAAATCGGAATCCGGTGTGCACCGTCTGGTGCGGATTTCGCCCTATGACTCGGCGGCGCGTCGGCATACCTCTTTCAGCTCGGTCTGGGTCTATCCGGTGGTCGATGACAATATCGAAATCGAGATCAACCCGTCGGATATCCGCATCGATACCTACCGGTCTTCGGGCGCGGGTGGCCAGCACGTGAACACCACCGACTCTGCGGTGCGGATCACTCACTTGCCGACCAATATCGTTGTGACCTCCTCGATGAAGTCGCAGCACCAGAACCGTGAAATCGCGATGAATGCGCTGAAATCGCGTCTCTACCAGTTGGAGCTCGACAAGCGTAACGCCGCGATCAACGAGGCGCATGAGAATAAGGGCGAGGCGGGCTGGGGCAACCAGATCCGGTCCTACGTGCTGCAGCCCTACCAGATGGTGAAGGATCTGCGCACCGGACACGAGACTTCGGACAGTCAGGGCGTTCTGGATGGCGATCTTGACGGGTTCATGGCCGCGACGCTGGCAATGGGCGTCGAGGGCAAATCCCGCGCCGATGCGCAGGCGGCGGATTAA
- a CDS encoding SDR family NAD(P)-dependent oxidoreductase, whose protein sequence is MDFNGKTIWLVGASSGIGEALAFELAQRGARLVLSARSEAPLQALQQRLGPHHAVLPVDLADKAGVDAACQAILPLVGQGPLDGMITTAALYDPGLVREIDWDKAEQLMRVNLLGTLAFAQAAPALLRKGGQLAIFGSVAGYFGLPKGQFYSASKAAVINLVESLRVEYAPDIDVRLISPGFVNTRLTQKNQFDMPFIMEPEAAAKAVADGLAGHRFEIHFPKRLTLGLKLLQLLPYALSLRLTKRLL, encoded by the coding sequence ATGGACTTCAACGGAAAAACCATCTGGCTGGTGGGTGCAAGCTCCGGGATTGGCGAGGCGCTGGCGTTTGAACTGGCACAGCGCGGCGCGCGGCTTGTGCTGTCGGCGCGCTCCGAAGCGCCCCTGCAGGCGCTGCAGCAACGGCTCGGGCCGCACCATGCGGTTCTGCCCGTGGATCTGGCGGATAAGGCCGGCGTCGATGCGGCATGTCAGGCGATCTTACCACTGGTCGGGCAGGGGCCTCTGGACGGGATGATCACCACCGCCGCGCTTTACGATCCGGGGCTGGTGCGCGAGATCGATTGGGACAAGGCCGAGCAGCTGATGCGCGTCAATCTTCTGGGGACGCTGGCCTTTGCGCAGGCCGCCCCCGCGCTGTTACGCAAAGGCGGTCAGCTGGCGATTTTCGGTTCGGTTGCAGGCTATTTCGGGTTGCCCAAGGGGCAGTTCTATTCGGCCTCGAAAGCGGCTGTGATCAATCTGGTCGAGAGCCTGCGGGTGGAATATGCGCCCGATATCGATGTGCGGCTGATCTCGCCCGGTTTCGTCAACACCCGCCTGACGCAGAAAAACCAGTTCGACATGCCCTTCATCATGGAACCCGAGGCCGCGGCAAAGGCGGTCGCGGATGGTCTTGCAGGCCATCGCTTCGAGATCCATTTCCCTAAGCGCCTCACGCTCGGGTTGAAGCTTTTGCAGC
- a CDS encoding PBP1A family penicillin-binding protein, with protein sequence MIRFILSFFGSIFSWIVTAVFFAALTVGAIFWMYSRDLPSHDQLSQYQPKTISRIYNGDGRLIDEFATERRLFVPIDEIPPIVQDAFVSAEDKNFWHHAGYDPVGIAQAVFEAVRTGGHDVRGASTITQQVMKNFLLSSDRSVERKIKELILASRVEHALPKKRILELYLNEIFLGQNSYGVAAASLTYFNKPLSELKPYEAATLASMPKAPSNYHPVRDMQRLKDRRNYVLHEMWQNGYISEATYREERELPVKSVQNGDYAPFRDQMPPRDYFTDEIRRQLSRSFGQDEFFSGGLTVRATVDPEMQAQAGRALQHALEDYDRSRGVWRGTGVTIPADKLKNEADWRAALADVRSDKVPRDVEGWMPAVVLSVGKEDARIGIEGIKEEGNGNWIPAKDVQWARKLNENGKLGPKARVASDLVSVGDVVMVRAMTSDSDGSFIRWTLRQVPQVEGAFMAMDVHTGRVIAMQGGFSYQSTVFNRATQAMRQPGSNFKPFVYAAALDSGFSPETVVVDAPIEVNTPQGLWRPKNASNKYYGPTPMRTGLEQSRNLMTVRIAQEIGMDTIANYAERMGVYNPMKKFLANALGAQETTMFNLVSAYAMFANGGKRVEPTLVDRVQDRYGRTIYRHDQRVCDDCSAQTLPAGEGPRIESNSEQVVDPITAYQMISLMKGVVQRGSGRGVNISVPVAGKTGTTNDAKDVWFTGFTSNIVASCYIGYDNPKGLGAHAFGGTLCVPVFNEFMKEAVKKYGGSEFTVPPGGHWQNFNRFTGEMLPPGASGDYVQAEYLREGQSIAGMGLVVDGGFGMGSNLPLFAPGESDEGGTSVTTSSGKTAILPKQRANFGTISAGGLY encoded by the coding sequence TTGATCCGATTTATCCTGTCCTTCTTCGGCAGCATCTTTTCGTGGATTGTTACGGCGGTGTTCTTCGCCGCGCTGACGGTCGGGGCGATCTTCTGGATGTATTCCCGTGACCTGCCGAGCCATGATCAGCTTTCGCAATACCAGCCCAAGACGATTTCGCGCATCTATAATGGCGACGGGCGCCTGATCGACGAATTCGCCACCGAGCGCCGTCTGTTCGTGCCGATCGACGAAATTCCGCCCATCGTGCAGGATGCCTTTGTGTCCGCAGAGGACAAGAATTTCTGGCACCATGCGGGTTATGATCCGGTCGGGATCGCGCAAGCCGTGTTCGAGGCGGTGCGCACCGGCGGCCATGACGTGCGCGGGGCCTCGACCATCACCCAGCAGGTGATGAAAAACTTCCTGCTGTCTTCGGACCGGTCGGTCGAGCGGAAGATCAAGGAGCTTATTCTGGCCTCGCGGGTCGAACATGCGCTGCCCAAGAAACGCATTCTGGAGCTCTATCTCAACGAGATCTTCCTCGGCCAGAATTCCTATGGTGTGGCGGCGGCGTCGCTGACCTATTTCAACAAGCCGCTGTCGGAACTGAAGCCCTATGAGGCCGCGACACTGGCCTCGATGCCGAAAGCCCCGTCGAATTACCATCCGGTGCGCGATATGCAGCGGTTGAAGGACCGCCGCAACTATGTGCTGCATGAGATGTGGCAGAACGGCTATATCTCCGAGGCAACCTATCGCGAAGAGCGTGAATTGCCGGTGAAATCGGTGCAGAACGGGGATTACGCGCCGTTCCGCGACCAGATGCCGCCGCGCGACTATTTCACCGACGAGATCCGCCGCCAGCTTTCGCGCAGCTTCGGTCAGGACGAGTTCTTCTCGGGGGGGTTGACCGTGCGCGCAACCGTCGATCCCGAGATGCAGGCACAGGCAGGACGCGCCCTTCAGCATGCGTTGGAAGATTATGACCGCAGCCGGGGTGTCTGGCGGGGCACGGGGGTGACCATTCCGGCGGACAAGCTGAAAAACGAGGCCGATTGGCGCGCGGCGCTGGCCGATGTGCGCAGCGATAAGGTGCCGCGCGATGTCGAGGGCTGGATGCCTGCCGTCGTGCTGTCTGTCGGCAAGGAAGATGCCCGCATCGGCATCGAGGGGATCAAGGAAGAAGGCAATGGCAACTGGATCCCCGCCAAGGATGTGCAATGGGCCCGCAAGCTGAACGAGAACGGCAAGCTGGGTCCGAAGGCGCGTGTGGCGTCGGATCTGGTGAGTGTGGGCGATGTGGTGATGGTGCGCGCCATGACCTCGGACAGCGATGGCAGTTTCATCCGCTGGACGCTGCGGCAGGTGCCGCAGGTGGAAGGGGCCTTCATGGCGATGGACGTGCATACGGGCCGTGTGATCGCGATGCAGGGCGGCTTCTCCTATCAGTCGACCGTATTCAACCGCGCCACGCAGGCGATGCGCCAGCCGGGCTCGAACTTCAAACCCTTCGTCTATGCGGCGGCGCTGGATTCGGGCTTTTCGCCCGAGACGGTGGTGGTGGACGCCCCGATCGAGGTAAATACCCCGCAAGGCCTGTGGCGTCCGAAGAACGCCTCGAACAAATATTACGGCCCGACCCCGATGCGGACCGGTCTGGAACAGTCGCGTAACCTCATGACCGTGCGGATCGCGCAGGAAATCGGCATGGATACCATTGCCAATTATGCCGAGCGCATGGGCGTCTATAACCCGATGAAGAAGTTCCTTGCCAACGCGCTCGGGGCGCAGGAAACCACGATGTTCAATCTGGTCTCGGCCTATGCGATGTTCGCGAATGGCGGCAAGCGGGTGGAGCCGACGCTGGTGGACCGTGTGCAGGACCGCTATGGCCGCACGATCTACCGCCACGACCAGCGCGTCTGTGACGATTGCAGCGCCCAGACCCTGCCTGCGGGCGAGGGGCCGCGGATCGAGTCGAATTCCGAGCAGGTGGTCGATCCGATCACCGCCTATCAGATGATCTCGCTCATGAAGGGCGTGGTCCAGCGTGGTTCGGGCCGCGGGGTGAATATCAGCGTGCCCGTCGCGGGAAAAACCGGCACGACCAATGATGCAAAAGACGTGTGGTTCACGGGCTTTACTTCGAATATCGTCGCGTCGTGCTATATCGGCTATGACAATCCCAAAGGGCTGGGGGCGCATGCTTTCGGCGGGACGCTCTGTGTGCCGGTGTTCAACGAATTCATGAAGGAAGCGGTCAAGAAATATGGCGGCTCCGAATTCACCGTGCCGCCGGGCGGGCATTGGCAGAACTTCAACCGCTTCACCGGCGAGATGCTGCCGCCGGGGGCGTCGGGCGATTATGTGCAGGCCGAATATCTGCGCGAAGGCCAGAGCATTGCCGGTATGGGGCTGGTGGTTGATGGCGGCTTCGGCATGGGCTCCAACCTGCCGCTCTTTGCGCCCGGGGAAAGCGATGAGGGCGGGACATCTGTCACCACCTCCTCCGGCAAGACCGCGATCCTCCCCAAACAGCGCGCGAATTTCGGCACAATCAGTGCCGGCGGGCTATACTAA
- a CDS encoding DsbA family protein, giving the protein MTRKLLPAFALSALLAQPAGALDLGSMTDSERADFGRAVRNYLMDNPEVLMEAINELEKKQNAQIAQNDQQLIATNEDELTNDPESWVGGNPDGDVTIVEFMDYRCGYCKKAYPEINALLKSDGHIRFIVKEFPILGDASVKAARFAIATKQVAGDEAYEKVHNALMTLRGDISDDSLSALAKKLDLDGDAIQKAAASPEVEKVIEANYALGQRMGLSGTPSFVIGDEMLRGYAPEEAMKKIVADQRG; this is encoded by the coding sequence ATGACCCGCAAACTCCTTCCCGCCTTCGCCCTTTCTGCGCTTTTGGCCCAGCCCGCAGGCGCGCTTGATCTGGGGTCGATGACCGATAGCGAACGCGCCGATTTCGGACGGGCCGTGCGCAATTACCTGATGGACAATCCCGAAGTCCTGATGGAGGCGATCAACGAGCTTGAAAAGAAGCAGAACGCCCAGATCGCGCAGAATGACCAGCAACTGATTGCGACCAATGAAGACGAGCTGACCAATGATCCCGAGTCATGGGTGGGCGGCAATCCCGATGGGGATGTGACGATTGTCGAGTTCATGGATTACCGCTGCGGCTATTGCAAGAAGGCCTATCCCGAAATCAACGCGCTTCTGAAATCGGATGGCCATATCCGTTTCATCGTCAAGGAATTCCCTATTCTGGGCGACGCCTCGGTAAAGGCTGCGCGTTTTGCCATTGCCACCAAGCAGGTCGCGGGCGATGAGGCGTATGAGAAGGTCCATAACGCCTTGATGACCCTGCGTGGCGATATTTCCGATGACAGCCTTTCGGCGCTGGCCAAGAAGCTCGATCTGGACGGCGATGCGATCCAGAAAGCCGCCGCCTCGCCCGAGGTTGAAAAGGTGATCGAGGCGAATTACGCGCTTGGCCAGCGGATGGGCCTGTCCGGCACCCCGTCTTTTGTGATCGGCGACGAGATGCTGCGCGGTTATGCGCCGGAAGAGGCCATGAAAAAGATCGTCGCCGATCAGCGCGGCTGA